The DNA segment CCTGCTCGATGGAGTAATAGACGCATACTCCTTTATCCCGGACGTGGTCCGATAGACATTGGCCTTTGATATCGCACTTGGCGAGGAAAGCCTTGGACAGAATCTCAAGGGCCAGTGTCGATTTGCCCAGTCCGGCCGGTCCCTTGAGCAACACCGTGACTCCTTGGTTGAACCAACTCCAGAAAGGATCGCCTGCAGCCATGTCCGTTCCGGGCAGGACGATTCCCCTGGGCTTGCAGTCCTCGCTCAGCTCGTCGAGCAGGCCGTTGAGGGTGTTGATACCCGTGTCGATTACCATCGAGTCGGGATCTTTTATACTGTTATCCATTGTCCGCTTCCTCTTCGAACAGGGATTTCAGGGCCGTGACGAATTGCGTTTTCACAGTCTCGACCTGGTTGTCGTTCGATTTCTGGTTAGAAGGTTTTTCAGGCAAAACGATGTTCAACGTCCATTCGCCGTCCATCGGCACAATTCGCAGAATGAATTTATCGTTGTTGTTTTTAAAGTATTCAGGGATCAGCGGGTCTGAGGGATGCTGCTCGGCCTCGTCCCTTAAGGGCCTGCTCCACAGGCCGGAGAGCCGTTCGAGCCTGCGGGCGATCATTTTCAATTGTTCGATGTCGTGGATGCCGCTTTCGTTGGAGAGCATTTGCCACGAGAAATAGCTTTTGCCGAACACGCCGAAGCGCAGCCGGAACATCGCATTGATCACGTTTAACAGCTTGTACTGCGCCAGGTTGGGCTCGAGAGCTAAACGCAAATTGCCTTCTACCGACTTGAACAGGTGGCCGTTGAACGAGACGCGGCAGGCGCGGATCTCGAGGTCCATTTGTTTGTAGATCGGCCACCAGGTTTTAATCAGGCTCATCTTGTTTTGCAGGTCTTCGATGAACTTTTGGAGCAACACACCCTTTTTTGATAGGAGCTTTTCCGAGGGGAAGACCAGCAGCGAGCGGCTCGTCAGGTCGATCGTACAGCCGACGATCTGCTGGCGTAGATCAGCCTTCTTGGTAGCGGTTTGTGAGGCAAACAGGTCCTTGATTAGGAACTCGGGCAGGGTCCTATGGTATGAGATGTCCATTTCGTCGGCCAGGGCCAGGATCGCGCCCAGCCAGGCGATGCGCAGCGGGCCGAAGCGCTCGACGCATACATTGTCCAGGAACATCGTGCTTAGCAGCTTGTCAGCGATTTTGCGCTCGTGCAGCAGCGAAACCAGCGCGACCTGTTGAGCGATATGCTCGTCGAACAGCCCCATCTCGTTGTGGTGCATCAGAATGTAATAGTACGAGTAAAAGGCGTGATGTGGGTCCGCTTCGCCGTCGAGCGCATCTTTGATGTTTTGGTCCAGATGCTTCTCTGTGATGGCGGCTTTCTTTTCCTGTGTATCTTTGGCTATCTCTTGAGTCAGGGCATCGATGGCTCGCTCGATTTTTTGTAGCGATCGAGCTTTAGGAGCGATATAGGTGCCGTCCTCATCAAATAAATAGTCGTCCACCGCCTCCCGTTTCCTGCTTTTGTAGCGGTTCTTATACATCCGCCCAATGTCATGCAGGTAGATCGAGCAGAGCAGGATGAAGATCTCCACCTGGTTCAGGGGGATCGCTTGTCTGTCGCCCTTGATGATGTCGTTGCAGATTCGCTCGACGTTCTGAATGTGCGTCAGGCCCGAGTGGCTGGCTCCGTCGTCAGGCATCGCGCTGATCCAGCGCTGTGCGAGCTGCTCAACGGTCTGAAAACTCGGGTAGAGCTTTAATGCGGAACCCTGATCGAACTCCTGCAAACGCTTGCGAAGATACGACACAGCAGCCTCGACATATGTTTAAGAATAAAAAATTCAGATATGACATAATTATCACTGCCCGGATAAAAAGTAAATCTACTCGGTCGTAATAGCTGGAAACTAAAGCCCGGGAGCATCGGCCCCCGGGCTTTTTTGTGCGTGCGGCTGTCTTGCGATCAGCCTTGCGTAGGCTGCGGCGGTGGGGGCGGAGTCGGTGGAGCGGGCCGTTTGCGCGTGAATTTCTCATTCCAGTTGATGCGGCCGGTGAGCTGCATGATCACGAACAGCGTGACGATCGAGCCGATGGTCACGATCAAGCCGGTCCAGCCCTTATAGAAGTGGGCGTAGGAGAACAGTATCAGGTAGACGATCTGGGCCAGCCCGGCCTCCAGCGCGGCGAAGCGCAATCCCACGGCCAGCCGCAAATAGCTCACCACCAGGAACAGCGAGACCGCCGAGCTTAGCAGGAACGAGGTCAGCAGGCCCACGTGATCTACGGTGTAGGTCATCAGCAGATGGAAAGCGAAGAACGCTGCCGAGAGGAATAGGTAGTGTATCGGGTGCAGGTCGATGCCCTTGAGCAGCGAAATCACGAACATCCAGACGAAGAAAAACAGCAGGCTCACCGGCGCGAACAGGCTGATCTGCGAGGCCACGGGCCCGGGGTTGAGCTTGTGCGGCATCTCCATGCCGATGTTGAATCCCGAGATCAGGCTGGCGAAGCTCCAGTCCAGGTTCCAGCCGTCGCCGACCGCGGTTTTGGTCGTGGGCGACATCGAACCGTCCGGGAAATCGATGGCCTTGAAGTTGGTGTGCATCGTCAGGTTGAAGTCTTTGATGCGGTTGACGTTGTCGCCAAGGGCGTAGCGCCAGGAATCCAGGCCGCGACTGGTGTAGCTGATGTTGAACGGCACGCGATCGCCTTGCTTGATCGGCACTTGCTCGACGATGACCTTCTCGCCGCCCGAAGAGACCGGCGTGACCTGTGCATCGCTTTGGCCGTTGACCTCGAACGTGAACTCGTCGTACGAGGCGCGCATGGTCGGAAAGCGATAGGTGATAATCAGGAAGCCGTCCTGCTCGTCCGGGTGGGTGTAGCTGTACTCGCCGTTGAAACTCACCCCATAGGTCGCGTACCACAGCAGGCCCTTGCGCCGGTGTTGCAGGTCAAAAGCCACATCGATCTGCGATGAGTCCAGCAGCACAGGACGGCGCTCGAACACGCGCTTTTCTTTGCTTACGACCTGGGTGCGGTTGGTCTGCGGATCGGTGACGCTCTCGCGCTCAATGCGCGTGGTCCACCAGCCGAACTCGACCTCGGGCGCGTATTGCGCCTGCGGTTCGCCCCATAGCCCGGCGACCTCTTCGGAGAGCCGCGCGGAGAAAGAGTTGGAGCGGGTCAGGGTCACCGTGCCCAACACCAGCCAGGCCACGCTGACCACAACGTAGATCACTACCAGAGCG comes from the Candidatus Alcyoniella australis genome and includes:
- a CDS encoding inner membrane CreD family protein; the encoded protein is MAKRIAALVVIYVVVSVAWLVLGTVTLTRSNSFSARLSEEVAGLWGEPQAQYAPEVEFGWWTTRIERESVTDPQTNRTQVVSKEKRVFERRPVLLDSSQIDVAFDLQHRRKGLLWYATYGVSFNGEYSYTHPDEQDGFLIITYRFPTMRASYDEFTFEVNGQSDAQVTPVSSGGEKVIVEQVPIKQGDRVPFNISYTSRGLDSWRYALGDNVNRIKDFNLTMHTNFKAIDFPDGSMSPTTKTAVGDGWNLDWSFASLISGFNIGMEMPHKLNPGPVASQISLFAPVSLLFFFVWMFVISLLKGIDLHPIHYLFLSAAFFAFHLLMTYTVDHVGLLTSFLLSSAVSLFLVVSYLRLAVGLRFAALEAGLAQIVYLILFSYAHFYKGWTGLIVTIGSIVTLFVIMQLTGRINWNEKFTRKRPAPPTPPPPPQPTQG